The DNA segment TGGCTGGATGCCGAACTCGTCGAGAGCGAGTGGCGGCCGGTCGATCTCCGGGAGGGGGTCTTCTTCGAAGACGGCATCAGGTTTGCCGACAGCGTCCGGGAGGTTGAGCGAAAGAGCAAGTACGAGGACCTGGATCTCGTCCTCGACACGGTCACGGAGGGCGGGCAGTGCCTGGTCTTCGTCAGCTCGAGGAAGAACGCCGAAGCGTTCGCGAAACGCGCGGCATCGGGCTTAAAGATCGCAAACCCCATCCTCGCCGGCTACGCCGATAAGATACGGTCGAGCGCCTCGACCGATATGGGAAAGATCCTCGCCGCCTGCGTCGCCCAGGGAGCGGCGTTCCACCACGCCGGGCTCTCGCGGGAGGAGCGCCAGCTCGTCGAGGCGGGGTTCCGCGAGGGGCAGATCAAGGTCATCTCCTCCACCCCGACGCTTGCGGCCGGCTTGAACCTCCCCGCCCGGCGGGTGATTGTCCGCGACTACCTCCGGTTCAACGCCGGGGAGGGGATGATGCCGATCCCGGTCCGGGAGTACCGGCAGATGGCCGGGCGGGCCGGGCGGCCGCGCCTCGACCCCTACGGCGAGGCCGTCCTGATCGCGAAGTCCGAGGAGATGGTCGACGAGCTCTTCGACTACTACATTGAGGCGATGGCAGAAGACGTCCGGAGCCGGTGCGCGGAAGAGGCGGTCCTCTGCACCCATATCCTCTCGCTCATCGCGACCGGCTTCGCCCGCGAACGCGGGGAGGTGCTCGGGTTCATGGACGGGACGTTCTACGCCCACCAGGGCGAGAGCCCGCGTGCACTGAAACGGGCGGTCGACCGGGTGCTCGAGTTCCTGCGGGAAGCGGAGATGATCACCGAGGTGGGGGAGTGGCTCGAGGCCACGGAGTACGGGTCGCTCGTCTCCCGGCTCTACATCGATCCCCGGAGCGCCGAGGTGATCGTGAACGCGATGACGCGCCAGAAGGAGTACACCGATATCGGCTTCCTCCACCTCCTCTGCGCGACGCCGGACATGCCGACGCTCTTTGTCCGCAAAAACGACATGTACGCCCTCGACCGGTTCCTCGCCGACCACCGGGACGAACTCTGGATGGAGATCCCCTGGGACGCGGACGAGGGGTTCGACCGGAGCCTCAAGACCGCGCTCCTCCTCGCCGACTGGGGGGACGAGGTGGGCGAAGACGTCATCTGCGAACGATACAGCGTCGGGCCGGGCGACGTCTACGGGATGGTGGAGAGCGTCGCCTGGCTGGTTCACGCGAGCCGGCACCTCGCCGGGCTCTTCGCCCCGCACCTCAAGGCCCCCATCGAGGAGATGGAACTCCGGACCAAGCACGGTATCAAGAAGGAGCTCCTGCCGCTCATCAGGATCCGGGGGATTGGCCGGGTCCGGGCCCGCCGGCTCTTCAACAACGGTATCGACTCGATCGAGGCGCTCCGGGAGGCGGGGCCGGAGAAGGTCGGGAAGGTTCTCGGGCAGGGGATCGCCGCACAGGTCTTCGAGCAGCTCGATGGTGTCCGGGACGAGATCGGGGGTGTCGGCGAGGAGCAGTCGACCCTCTCCCGGTTCGGGTGAATGAACAATGGCAGAACCAGAGATAGCATGCGAAGTCTACCGGGCGGTCTTTACGATCGAGGACAAGATCGGGTTTTTAAACGAGATCCGGAGGATCGCCGACGAATTTGAGACGCACATCATCCTCTTCGACGCCGACCGCCTGACGGGACGGGATCACGTCGAGGCGGCGCTCAGGCATGCCTGCCGGTCGTGGACCGGCGGTGAAGCGATCGCGAACTCGCTTGAGATGGAGGCACTCCTCTACGCCGCGGGAACCAGGCAGTGCCAGGTGGCCTCGTCGTTCGGGATCCACCCGGGCGAAAACCGGTCGTATGTCGCCGTCTGTCCCCCGGTGCCCGGCGTCCGGGACCGGCTTGCCGGTCTCGTGAGGTTCGTTGACGATGAACAGGGAGGGGAGGAGATCGATCCCGCAAAAAGGGCGCTTCTTGCGGACCTCTTTTCGATCACCCCCGAGGAGGTTGCAGTGGTCGGGGAGGAGCGGTTCCGCGAACTGGTGCTCGAGCGGGTGGCGCTCCTCGACGTCTACCGCTGACCCCGACGAATTTTTTTTCGCGGCTTCGCGTCTTTCGCGTGAGACCTTGTTGCTATACTTCACAGGTGAAACGGCGCACTACCGCTGACCGGCCGACGCGTGACTGAGGATATGCCGGATCTCGGGGATGATGATCTCCCGTGCGGCGAGGGTGACCGCCTTCGTCGAGCCCGGGATGCAGAAGACCGCCCGGCCACCGACGACCCCGGCGATCGC comes from the Methanoculleus marisnigri JR1 genome and includes:
- a CDS encoding ATP-dependent DNA helicase, whose translation is MEIADLPVPPDLAAGYARRGITELYPPQAACVEAGLFSGKNLLVAIPTASGKTLVAEMAMHHQVARGGKCLYIVPLRALASEKFEEFSGKGLRVGIATGDFDRRDEYLGRNDIIVATSEKVDSLLRNRTPWLAEISLLVVDEVHLIDDPSRGATVEMVIAKLRHKNPGMQIIALSATIGNPADLAGWLDAELVESEWRPVDLREGVFFEDGIRFADSVREVERKSKYEDLDLVLDTVTEGGQCLVFVSSRKNAEAFAKRAASGLKIANPILAGYADKIRSSASTDMGKILAACVAQGAAFHHAGLSREERQLVEAGFREGQIKVISSTPTLAAGLNLPARRVIVRDYLRFNAGEGMMPIPVREYRQMAGRAGRPRLDPYGEAVLIAKSEEMVDELFDYYIEAMAEDVRSRCAEEAVLCTHILSLIATGFARERGEVLGFMDGTFYAHQGESPRALKRAVDRVLEFLREAEMITEVGEWLEATEYGSLVSRLYIDPRSAEVIVNAMTRQKEYTDIGFLHLLCATPDMPTLFVRKNDMYALDRFLADHRDELWMEIPWDADEGFDRSLKTALLLADWGDEVGEDVICERYSVGPGDVYGMVESVAWLVHASRHLAGLFAPHLKAPIEEMELRTKHGIKKELLPLIRIRGIGRVRARRLFNNGIDSIEALREAGPEKVGKVLGQGIAAQVFEQLDGVRDEIGGVGEEQSTLSRFG
- the cgi121 gene encoding KEOPS complex subunit Cgi121 — its product is MAEPEIACEVYRAVFTIEDKIGFLNEIRRIADEFETHIILFDADRLTGRDHVEAALRHACRSWTGGEAIANSLEMEALLYAAGTRQCQVASSFGIHPGENRSYVAVCPPVPGVRDRLAGLVRFVDDEQGGEEIDPAKRALLADLFSITPEEVAVVGEERFRELVLERVALLDVYR